A region of the Pseudomonas asiatica genome:
GCTCCGCCAGTTCGGCAGCCTTGGCGTGATGGATGGGCAACAGCTCCCGGCGCAACGGCTGCAACTGCGCATCCAGCGCCTGGCCCACACGGGCATCGACAGACTGCGCGGCAAACTCGGCCGCAGGCGCCACCAACAGCACATTGCCCTCCTGGCGCCGGGCCAGGCCCTTGCTGCGTAGCACCAGGTCCAGCGCCTGATCCCATGGCACATCCTGCAAGCGCAAGGTGACGCTACCCTGCACGGCATCGCTGGCGACCAGGTTGACGCCAGCATAGTCAGCCAGCACCTGCAGCACCGAGCGCACTTCCACATCCTGGAAGTTCAGCGACAGTGGTTCACCCTGATAAGGCGTCGCCGACGCCAGCGGAACCGGTAGCAGGGCTGCCAGCATCCATCTCATCAATGTTTTCATCGTCGTCCGGGGCCTCCTTGCCCAGGTGCTTTGCGAGTGTGATGAACGCCGTGCGTTCATGCCACACCCCTGCCATGAACAGCCGTTCGCGTACTTCGACCTGGGCTTGATCAACCCTCGCCACCACCCCCTGGTCACGCCCGACCCGGTCCCCAGGGCGCACGCGATAGAGCCTGCCGGCCGCCATCAGCAGTGCTTCGTGTACCGCCCCACGCGACAGGCTGCCGACCATCTCCAGTTGCGCCAAAGGCACGTCGGCCAACCCGCTGCCCGTCAATCGCGTCGCCCCGGGCGCAAACGGGTCCACCGGGGGCGCTGCCGTCACGCCCCTGGCCGGCATGCGCGCAAGCATCGCAGGCTCCGGCACTGGCGCCAGCGCCTGATAGGCATCAACCCGCAACTGCAGGCGCAGCAGGCCGGGCTTGCCATCGGCTGCGGCCAGCTGCAGGTCACCACTGCGTAGCACACGCGCCTGGCCCAACCAATCGCCCAGCCACTGGCGCAAGGCCGCATATCGCCCCACCACCTGTAGCTCCAGCGGTACCTTGCGCAAGCCAGCCTGTTGTTCATCTTCATGTACATCGAAGCGCTCGATGAGCAAGCCGTGCTCATGCCCCGACGCCGCCAGGCGCTCGAGCAGGTCGCTCATGCCCTCCCCGGCCGCCAGGTGCCAGTACGCCTCCCGCAAGCGTCGCTCGGCAATGGCCACAGACGCGTGGAGCTGCTCCAGTTCGGCCAGCTGCAGCGCGGCGGCTGAATGCTGTTCGTGCAACTCGGCGTGCCGGGCCTCCTCCTGCGCCTGCTGCTGCAGCGCTGCCGGGAGACGTATGGCGCAGCCCAGGCCGAACAACGCCAAGGCCACCAGCACTGGCGCCAGCTGCCTGAAGCGACTGGAGCGCTCAGCCATGGCCAGCCAGCCGAGCACCTGTGCAGCATTCACGACCAGAACGCCGAAACGCGCGCGCCCAGCAGGAATTCATCGCCGCCCGGCAGGCTCCTGATGCGCTTGAGCTCCAGACCAACCAGCGCACTCGAGCGGCTCAGGTCCCGCATGAACTGCGCGACCACGGCACCGGAGGTGGCCAGCCCGGTCATCTGCAGGCTGCCGTCTTCCAGGCTGAGGTCGAGCAGTTGCACACCCACTGGCAACGCCCGCTCGAGGTCAGCGAACACCCCGGCCAGCACATCCTGGTTGGCACGCAGGCCTTCCAGCGCCACCGCACGTGCCAGTAGCGCCTCATGCTGCGCACGCACATCGGCCAGCGGCTGCAACTGCTCGCCCAACACCTCAAGGGCCGCCTGGTGCCGGATATTGGCGAGCGCCTGCTGCTGCCCGCGCTGGCGGGCCAGCTGGTCGACCAGCGTCACGCCACACAGGGCCAGCAGCGCGCCGGCGACCAGTCGCCTGCGGAAAGACCGCAACGCAGCCTGGCGTTGCCGTTCGCGCCAAGGCAGAAGGTTCAGCCGCATCATCGGCGCAACCCTCCGAGAGCCAGGGCGCACGCCAGAATCATCGCGCCATCGACGTGTTCCAGGCGCGCCAGGTCGGGCACCAGGCGACACGGCAGGTTCAACCGGGAGCCGAGGCTCTGCAACTGGCCCGGCTCGATCGGAGAACGGCTGGCGATCAACAGACAATCGGGCAAAGGCTCACCGGCGAGCAGGGCCAGCAGGCGCTCCGGCAGCGCCCCGGCTATCGCCGACAGCCCCAGGTTCAGCTCACGCCGTTGCCGAGGCCGACCCGACTGCCAGCCATGAAGGGTGGTGCTTTGCGCCTCGATACGCAGCAACGCCGAGCTTTGGTGCCTGGCCAGCGGCAGCATGCGCCCCAAGGCAATGCTGTCGACCTCCACGGCCTCCAGTTGCAACCCGGCCTCCTCGACGATGCCCTCAAGTGGCGCCAGTGCACTCTGCCGACACGCAGCCACCATCACCTCGGCGCAGCCTGGCTGGACGCTAGAGCCTCCCAGCACCTGAAAATCCAGAGCCAGGTCTTCCAGCGGAAATGGAAACAGCCGTTCGGCGTCAGCCAGCAGCTGCGCCTCCATTTCTGCCCCGCCCTGTTCCACTGACAGGTGGCACAGCTTGCAGATCACCTGGTTGCCCGGCAGTGCCAGCGCGACCCGGCGCTGCCTGAGGCCGCTGCGTCGGTAGGCGCGCCTCAAGGCAGCCGCCACGGCGCCAGGCTCTGCCGCCCAGTCACTGCCAACCGGTGATTCGAACGGCTCTTGTACCGAGGCAAGCACCCGGCAGCGCCGGTTACGCCGCTGCAGTTGCACAATCCGAACGGAGTCGGGGGCAATTTCCACCCCCACGAGTGAACCGGCATCCTTGCCGAAGCGTCCTAGCATCGTGGCATCCTTGTTGTCTGTCGCCGCCATCTGTCGCGGCTACCTGCCCCAACCCCGCGTCAACACTAGGCCGCGCCGGCCCATCGAGGCGACGGGCAGCCTGGCCGGTAACCCGGAGAGGCGAAAAAATGCTTATAATGCCCAGCGTTTTTTGGTCCGCCGGACCTGCGTGCAATCCACTCCCAACCTGGACACCGAAAAGCCTTGATACGTCTGCTGAAGTTCTTCTGGTGGTCTTCCGTCGCAGTCATCTGCGCGCTCGTACTCGGTGTGAGCGGTGCGTTTCTGTATCTTAGCCCCAGCCTGCCCTCGGTCGAGTCGCTCAGAAGCATCCAGTTGCAGATCCCCCTCAGGGTGTACAGCAGCGACGGCAAGCTGATTGCCGAGTTCGGCGAAATGCGCCGCTCGCCGATCCGCTTCGCGGAAATTCCCCCACAATTCATCCAGGCGCTTCTGTCGGCCGAGGACGACAATTTCCTCAACCACTATGGTGTCGACCCCAGCAGCCTGATGCGCGCCGCGACCCAGCTGGTCAAAACCGGCCATATCCAGACCGGCGGCAGTACCATCACCATGCAGGTGGCGAAGAACTTCTTCCTCACCAGCGAGCGCAGCTTCTCGCGCAAGACCAACGAGATTCTGCTGGCCCTGCAGATCGAGCGCGAGCTGACCAAGGACGAGATCCTCGAGCTGTACGTGAACAAGATCTACCTGGGCAACCGCGCCTACGGTATCGATGCCGCCGCGCAGGTGTACTACGGCAAGTCGATCCGCGACGTGAGCCTGGCGCAGATGGCGATGATCGCCGGCCTGCCCAAGGCACCATCGCGCTTCAACCCGCTGGCCAACCCGGTGCGCGCCAAGGAGCGCCGCGACTGGATCCTCGGCCGCATGTACAAGCTTGGCAAGATCGACGAAGCCAGCTACCAGGCAGCCCTGGCCGAGCCGCTCAACGCCAGCTACCACGTGCCCACGCCTGAAGTGAATGCGCCTTACATCGCCGAAATGGCCCGCGCCGAAATGGTCGGCCGCTACGGCAGCGACGCCTACACCGAAGGCTTCCGCGTCACCACCACGGTGCCCAGCGACATGCAGGAAATGGCCAACAAGGCCATCCTCAACGGCCTCTCCGACTACGATGAGCGCCACGGCTACCGCGGCCCCGAAGCACGCTTCCCGGGCCGCACCCAGGCGGCCTGGCTGCAGGAACTGGGCAAGCAGCGCAGCCTTGGCGGCCTGGAGCCGGCCATCGTCACCCAGGTCGAAAAAACCGGCCTCAAGGTGCTGACCCGCAGCGGCCAGGAAGAGCTGGTAGCCTGGGACACCATGAAATGGGCGCGCCCGTTCATCAATAGCAACTCCCAGGGCCGTGCGCCGCAGTCGCCGGCAGACGTGGCCCAGGTCGGCGACCTGGTGCGCCTGCAGCGCCTGGAGGATGGCAAGTTCAAGTTCAGCCAGGTGCCTGGCGCGCAGAGTGCGCTGGTCACCCTCGACCCTTACAACGGCGCCATCCGCGCCCTGGTCGGCGGCTTCTCGTTCGAGCAGAGCAACTACAACCGCGCCATGCAGGCCAAGCGGCAGCCAGGCTCGAGCTTCAAACCGTTCATCTACAGCGCCGCCCTGGACAGTGGCTACACCGCATCCAGCCTAGTCAACGATGCACCGATCGTGTTCGTCGACGAGTACCTGGACAAGGTCTGGCGACCGAAGAACGACACCAACACCTTCCTTGGCCCGATCCGCATGCGCGAAGCGCTGTACAAGTCGCGCAACCTGGTGTCGATCCGCCTGCTGCAGGCCATGGGCGTGGACCGCACCATCGACTACATCGCCAAGTTCGGCTTCAACAAGCAGGACCTGCCGCGCAACCTGTCGCTGGCACTGGGCACCGCCACCCTGACCCCGATGGAAATCGCCACAGGCTGGAGTACTTTCGCCAACGGCGGCTACAAGATCACCCCGTACCTGATCGATCGCATCGAAAGCCGCAACGGCGAGACGCTGTTCACCGCCAACCCGGCCCGGGTACCGCAGGGTGCCGAGGACCAGGCAGGTGTGGCCGCGCCCGAACAGCCGATCAGCACCGCCGCCATGCCGGGCGAGGCACCCGCAGCCTTCAGCCAGGTGGCGCCTGCACCGCAGGTGCCGGCCGTGGCCGAGCAGATCATCGACGGGCGCACCACCTACATCCTCACCAGCATGCTGCAGGACGTGATCAAGCGCGGTACCGGCCGCCGGGCGCTGGCCCTGGGCCGCACCGACCTGGCAGGCAAGACCGGTACCACCAACGAGTCCAAGGACGCCTGGTTCTCCGGCTACAACGCCGACTACGTGACCACCGTGTGGGTCGGTTTCGACCAGCCCGAAACCCTTGGTCGCCGCGAGTACGGCGGCACCGCGGCACTGCCGATCTGGATGAGCTTCATGGGCGCGGCACTCAAGGACAAGCCTGCGCATGCGCCGGCAGAGCCGGAAGGCATCCTCAGCCTGCGCGTCGACCCGGTCAGCGGCCGTGCCGCTTCGCCGAGCACACCGAATGCCTACTTCGAGCTGTTCAAGGCCGAAGACTCGCCGCCGTCGGTGGACGAACTGGGCACTGGCGCAGCACCGGGCAGCCCGTTGCCGGCGGATGAAGCGGCGCCGATGGATCTGTTCTGAAGGTTAACGCCGTCCGTGTAGGAGCGGCCTTGTGTCGCGAAAGGGCCGCAAAGCGGCCCCAGCAATGTCTGCTTGATGCATGAACCCCGTGGGCGCTTCGCACCCCTTTCGCGACACAAGGCCGCTCCTACAAGGGACCGCATCATCAGTGCAGCGTGTAAACAAAAGCCCCGGCTCATAGGAGCCGGGGCTTTTTTGTGTCGCCAGGCAGCAATCAGCCTTTGAACACGTCATCCACGCTGGTCAGCGGGTAGTGCTTCGGATACGGCAGGGTAGCCACGCCGGATTCGATGGCGGCCTTGGCCACAGCGTCGGAAACGACGGTGATCAGGCGAGCGTCCAGCGGCTTCGGAATGATGTACTCACGGCCAAATTCCAGAGCCTGTACGCCGTAGGCGTCGCACACTTCCTTCGGCACTGGCAGCTTGGCCAGGTCTTTCAGGGCGATGGCGGCGGCGATCTTCATTTCTTCGTTGATGCGCTTGGCGCGAACGTCCAGGGCACCACGGAAGATGAACGGGAAGCCCAGTACGTTGTTGACCTGGTTCGGGTAGTCGGAACGACCGGTAGCCATGATCACGTCGCTGCGAGTAGCGTGCGCCAGCTCTGGCGAGATTTCCGGGTCCGGGTTCGAGCAGGCGAACACGATCGGGTTGGCAGCCATCGACTTCAGGCCTTCGGCGCTCAGCAGGTTCGGGCCGGACAGGCCTACGAACACGTCGGCACCGTCGAGGGCGTCAGCCAGGGTGCGCTTGTCGGTGGCGTGGGCGAACTGCGCCTTGTACTGGTTCAGGTCGTCACGGCCAGCGTGGATCACGCCGCTGCGGTCGATCATGTAGATGTTCTCGACCTTGGCGCCCATGCTCACCAGCAGCTTCATGCAGGAGATGGCAGCAGCGCCGGCACCCAGGCAGACGATCTTGGCGTCTTCCAGCTTCTTGCCGGCGATTTCCAGGGCGTTGATCATGCCGGCCGCGGTCACGATGGCGGTACCGTGCTGGTCATCGTGGAATACCGGGATGTCGCACTGTTCGATCAGGGTGCGCTCGATTTCGAAGCACTCAGGCGCCTTGATGTCTTCGAGGTTGATGCCACCGAAGGTGATCGAGATGCGGCGAACGGTGTCGATGAACGCCTGCGGGCTTTCCGATTCCACTTCGATGTCGAACACGTCGATACCGGCGAAACGCTTGAACAGAACACCCTTGCCTTCCATGACCGGCTTGGAAGCCAGTGGGCCGAGGTCACCCAGACCGAGGATGGCGGTGCCATCGGAAATCACCGCAACCAGGTTGCCTTTGCCGGTGTATTTGTAAGCCAGCTCTGGATCACGGCCGATTTCACGCACGGGCTCAGCAACACCTGGGCTGTAGGCCAGGGCGAGGTCACGGGCGGTGGCGGTGGGCTTGGAGAGTTCGACGCTCAGTTTCCCCGGACGAGGTTGAGCGTGATATTCGAGAGCGGCGGTTTTCAGGTCTGACATGGTGGGCATTCCGCTATTTACTGTTCTGACGGACCGCCGAGGATACGCAAAGAGCCGGGGAGCCACAAGACTGGTCGGTCACTTGTGTCAAGGCCTTTAGCCTACGACTTTACGCTATAACCCACGGGGCATACGGCTAACAGTGTGTACAATCCAATAGCGAAATGTCTACATCTTTTAGCCTGAAATGCGCTCCAACATGCTCGGATCGGTCAACGGCAACAGCCAGCGTCGCTGCCCGGGCTTGAGGCCGCCCTTGCGGGAACGATCCAGCACCCAGCCACGCGCCTCGACCTGGCGTCCCTTGAGGTTATCGAAGAAGCTGGCGGGGAAGTTGCGCTGCAGACGAGCGGGAACCTGCAGCACCACCGCACTGTCCAGGTTCAGCCAGACCCCGCCACGGTTGCGCTCCACGTCTTCGATGCGGCCCGCAATGACCGCGAAACCCGACTGCCGGACATCCCCGGCACGCACCACCGGCGAACGACGCCACAGCCCGGAGCCAGCCTTGCGCGCAGCCTGCTCGGCAAGCTGCTGGCAAGCGCTGAGGCGCACATTTGGGGCAACCGCGACGCGATAGCCCAAGCCCTCGCTGAGCAGCTGTGCTTCGATATTGTCGCCATTGCGGCCGTAGATATGCGCCAGCGTGCGGCCGTATTTGTCCTTGGCCTCTACGCCCGGCTCCAGCCCGACACGCCCGTCGCTGGCCTTGACCAAGGCCTGCAAACGCTGCCTGGCGGCCTCGGCATAGGGCTCGCTGGTGCGCCCGTTACGGCCGATTTCCGGGGCATTGATGCCGATCAGTCGCACGCTGCGGCCATCGACCAGACGCAAGGTATCGCCATCGACCACCTGGCGCACCGCCACCTGCTGAGGGCTGCCTGGTAGCGGGCAGAACGCCAGGGCCGGGAAATGCCAGATGACGCCCATAAAAAAGGCGCCCACAAGGGGCGCCTTTTTTTGCAGCAATGCGAAACCCGAGGGGTTCGCCATGCGCATGATTACTTCTTGGTACCGAACATACCGAAGCGATCGGCGAACTTCTGTACGCGACCACCGGTGTCCAGGACTTTCTGCTTACCGGTGTAGAACGGGTGGCACAGGTTGCAAACGTCGATCGCCAGGGTGCTGCCCAGGGTCGAACGGGTTTCAAACTTGTTGCCGCAGCTGCAGGTGACTGCAACTACTTCGTAGTTCGGATGAATATCTGCTTTCATGGTCACTTCCTCGAGCTGCGTGCCGCCACCCAACACCAATTGTTGAATACCGCACGTAATTAGGCGGCGAATAATACCAGAGCATCACGCCAACGCAAGTTGTCGCTTGCACCGACCGTCGTCTGCTAGGCTCGCCAGTCTTTGAAACGCCCTCCGAGACTTTCCGCGTGTCCGACGTCATCCTGCGCCTTGCCCTGCCCTCCCCGCTGCGTCGCCTGTTCGACTACAAGGCGCCGGCAAGCATGGCGCGCCAGGCCTTGACCCCGGGCATGCGCATTCGCGTGCCATTCGGCCGCCGCGAAATGATCGGCGTGCTGGTGGAGGTGTGCGAGCAGAGCGAAGTGCCCGCCGACAAGCTCAAGCCGGCCAGCGCCCTGCTCGACCCGGTGTCGCCGATCCCGCCGTCGCTGTTCAAGTTGTGCCTGTGGACCGCCCAGTACTACCAGCACAGCCTGGGTGACACCCTGAGCTGGGCCTTGCCGACCCTGCTGCGCCAGGGCGAACCCGCCGAGATGCGCCAGGAGCGCTTCTGGCACGTCGCCCCCGGCGCCCGCCTGGAAGACCCGCGCATCGCCCGCGCACCACGCCAGCGCGATGCCCTCAAGACCTTGGCCCAGCACCCGCACGGCGTGGCCCACAGCTTGCTGGCCAAGCTCAACCTGAACAAGGACAGCCTCGACCTGCTGCTGGCCAAGGACCTGGTGCAGATCGAGGTCCGCCGCCACCTGCCGTCGCTGCGCCACGAACACTGGCTGGCACAGCCGGAACTGCCGCTCAACGAAGAGCAACGCGACGCCTTCGACGCCGTGCGCGAAGGCTTTGGCGGCTTCGGCGCCTTCCTGCTGGCCGGTGTCACCGGCAGCGGCAAGACCGAGGTGTACCTGCAGCTGATCCGCGAAACACTGGAAGCCGGCAAGCAGGCCCTGGTGCTGATCCCGGAGATCAACCTCGGCCCGCAGACCCTGGCCCGCTTCGAGCAACGCTTCAACGCCCGCATCGCCCTGCTGCATTCGGCGGTGAACGACCGCGAACGCCTGGATGCCTGGCTGGCAGCCCGGGACGGCGAGGCCGACATCATCATCGGCACCCGCTCGGCGCTGTTCACGCCGATGAAGAACCCCGGTCTGATCATCATCGACGAGGAGCACGACGGTTCCTATAAACAGCAGGAAGGCCTGCGCTACCATGCCCGCGACCTGGCACTGGTGCGCGCCCACCAGGAAAACGTCCCGATCCTGCTCGGTTCTGCCACGCCATCGCTGGAAACCCTGCACAACGCCCTGACCGGTCGCTACCGCCTGCTGCGCATGAACCAGCGCGCCGGCGGTGCCCGCCCGCCACGCATGCTGCGCCTGGATGTGAAGAGCCTGCCGCTGGACAGCGGCATCAGCGGCCCACTGCAGCAGGCCATCCGCCAAACCCTGGAAGCGGGCCAGCAAGTACTGGTGTTCCTCAACCGCCGCGGTTTCGCCCCGACCTTGCTGTGCCACGATTGTGGCTGGCTGTCCGAATGCCCGCGCTGCGATGCGCGCATGACCGTGCACCAGCGCTCCGGCGTGCTGCGTTGCCACCATTGCGGCTATGACGAGAGCCTGCCGCAGCAGTGCCCGCAGTGCAACCACGTTGACCTGCGCCCGGTCGGCGCCGGCACCGAGCGTGCCGAGGAACGCCTGAAAGTGCTGTTCCCGGATTACCCGATCCTGCGTGTGGACCGCGACAGCACGGCGCGCAAGGACGCCATGCACAACCTGTTCAGCACCATCCAGCGCGGCCAGCCGAGCATCCTCGTCGGCACCCAGATGCTCGCCAAGGGCCATCACTTCCCGCGGGTGACCCTGGTGGCTATCCTCGATGCCGATGGCGGGCTGTTCTCCGGCGATTTCCGCGCCAGCGAACGCATGGCACAGCTGATCGTGCAGGTTGCCGGGCGGGCCGGGCGGGCCGAGGAACCCGGCAAGGTCATCATCCAGACCCACCTGGCCGACCATCCGCTGCTGGTGCAGCTTACCGAGCAGGGCTACTTCGCCTTCGCCGAGCAGGCCCTGGACGAACGCCGCGCCGCCGGGCTGCCGCCTTACTCGCACCTGGCGCTGCTGCGCGCCGAAGCGCACAAGCCCGGGCAGGCCGAAGGTTTCCTCGACGAGGCCTGCGCCGCCGCCGAGCGCCTGGTGGCCGAACAGCGCCTGCCCGGCATCGAGTTGCTGGGGCCGGTACCAGCACCGATGGAGCGCCGCGCCGGGCGCTTCCGCGCGCAACTGTTGATACAGGCCAATACGCGGGCGCCTTTGCATCGACTGATCAGCGCCTGGTTGCTAGTGTTGGAGCAGATGCCGAGCGGGCGCCAGGTGCGGTGGTCGCTGGATGTCGATCCAGTCGACCTGTACTGACGTTGGGGCTGCTCTGCAGCCCATCGCGGCACAAGGCCGCTCCTACACGGGGGCGCGTAACGCCTGTAGGAGCGGCCTTGTGTCGCGATGGGCCGCAAAGCGGCCCCGGCATTCTCAAGGCAAGCAACCCCCAAAGGTTGGCAACCCGCCCCCAGCCACGGATAATGCCCAGTTTTTCCACCTGCGCATCCAAGCGCTCCACCGCGCTTGCGGTCGAAAAGAGATCCCCATGAAAGACACCATTCGCCAGCTGATCCAGCAAGCCCTCACCCAACTCGTCACCGACGGTGTGCTGCCTGAAGGGCTGTCGCCGGCGATCCAGGTGGAAAACGCCCGGGACAAGACCCACGGCGACTTCGCCAGCAACATCGCCATGATGCTGGCCAAGCCGGCCGGCATGAAGCCGCGCGACCTGGCCGAGAAACTGATCAATGCCCTGCCGGCCAGCGCCGACATCAGCAAGGTCGAGATCGCCGGCCCCGGCTTCCTCAACTTCTTCCAGAACACCGACGCCCTGGCCAACCGCCTGGATGCCGCACTGGCCGACGCCCACCTGGGCGCGCGCAAGGCCGGCCCTGCGCAAAAGGTTGTGATCGACATGTCGGCACCCAACCTGGCCAAGGAGATGCACGTCGGCCACCTGCGTTCGACCATCATCGGTGACAGCGTGGCGCGCGTGCTGGAGTTCCTCGGCGATGACGTGATCCGCCAGAACCACGTGGGCGACTGGGGTACCCAGTTCGGCATGCTGCTGGCCTACCTGGAAGAAAACCCGATCACCAGCGACGAGCTGTCGGACCTGGAGAACTTCTACCGCGCCGCCAAGAAACGCTTCGACGAGTCCGAAGAATTCGCCACCCGCGCCCGCGGCCTGGTGGTCAAGCTGCAGGCCGGCGACCCGGACTGCATGGCCCTGTGGACGCGCTTCAAGGACATTTCGCTGTCGCACTGCCAGAAGACCTACGAGCTGCTCAACGTCAAGCTGACCATGGCCGACGTGATGGGTGAAAGCGCCTACAACGACGACCTGGCCAACGTGGTCGCCGACCTCAAGGCCAAGGGCCTGCTGGTCGAAGACCAGGGCGCGCAGTGCGTGTTCCTCGACGAGTTCAAGAACAGCGAAGGCGAACCACTGCCGGTGATCGTGCAGAAGGCCGACGGCGGCTACCTGTACGCCACCACCGACCTGGCTGCCGTGCGCTACCGCAGCAACGTGCTCAAGGCAGACCGCGCCCTGTACTTCGTCGACCAGCGCCAGGCCCTGCACTTCAACCAGGTGTTCGAAGTTGCACGCCGCGCAGGCTTCGTCGGCCACCCGATGCAGATGGAGCACATGGGCTTCGGCACCATGAACGGCGCCGATGGCCGCCCGTTCAAGACCCGTGACGGCGGCACCGTGAAGCTGATCGACCTGCTCACCGAGGCCAAGGAGCGCGCCTACGCGCTGGTCAAGGAAAAGAACCCGAGCCTGGCCGACGAAGAGCTGCGCCACATCGGCGAAGTGGTTGGCATTGGCGCAGTGAAGTACGCCGACCTGTCCAAGCACCGCACCAGCGACTACAGCTTCAACTTCGAGCTGATGCTCAACTTCGAAGGCAACACCGCGCCTTACCTGCTGTACGCCTACACCCGCGTGGCCGGCGTATTCCGCAAACTGGGCAAGGGCTTCGATGAAGTCGACGGCAACATCGTGCTGCAGGCTGCCCACGAGCAAGACCTGGCCGCGCGCCTGGCGCAGTTTGG
Encoded here:
- a CDS encoding primosomal protein N' encodes the protein MSDVILRLALPSPLRRLFDYKAPASMARQALTPGMRIRVPFGRREMIGVLVEVCEQSEVPADKLKPASALLDPVSPIPPSLFKLCLWTAQYYQHSLGDTLSWALPTLLRQGEPAEMRQERFWHVAPGARLEDPRIARAPRQRDALKTLAQHPHGVAHSLLAKLNLNKDSLDLLLAKDLVQIEVRRHLPSLRHEHWLAQPELPLNEEQRDAFDAVREGFGGFGAFLLAGVTGSGKTEVYLQLIRETLEAGKQALVLIPEINLGPQTLARFEQRFNARIALLHSAVNDRERLDAWLAARDGEADIIIGTRSALFTPMKNPGLIIIDEEHDGSYKQQEGLRYHARDLALVRAHQENVPILLGSATPSLETLHNALTGRYRLLRMNQRAGGARPPRMLRLDVKSLPLDSGISGPLQQAIRQTLEAGQQVLVFLNRRGFAPTLLCHDCGWLSECPRCDARMTVHQRSGVLRCHHCGYDESLPQQCPQCNHVDLRPVGAGTERAEERLKVLFPDYPILRVDRDSTARKDAMHNLFSTIQRGQPSILVGTQMLAKGHHFPRVTLVAILDADGGLFSGDFRASERMAQLIVQVAGRAGRAEEPGKVIIQTHLADHPLLVQLTEQGYFAFAEQALDERRAAGLPPYSHLALLRAEAHKPGQAEGFLDEACAAAERLVAEQRLPGIELLGPVPAPMERRAGRFRAQLLIQANTRAPLHRLISAWLLVLEQMPSGRQVRWSLDVDPVDLY
- a CDS encoding malic enzyme-like NAD(P)-binding protein: MSDLKTAALEYHAQPRPGKLSVELSKPTATARDLALAYSPGVAEPVREIGRDPELAYKYTGKGNLVAVISDGTAILGLGDLGPLASKPVMEGKGVLFKRFAGIDVFDIEVESESPQAFIDTVRRISITFGGINLEDIKAPECFEIERTLIEQCDIPVFHDDQHGTAIVTAAGMINALEIAGKKLEDAKIVCLGAGAAAISCMKLLVSMGAKVENIYMIDRSGVIHAGRDDLNQYKAQFAHATDKRTLADALDGADVFVGLSGPNLLSAEGLKSMAANPIVFACSNPDPEISPELAHATRSDVIMATGRSDYPNQVNNVLGFPFIFRGALDVRAKRINEEMKIAAAIALKDLAKLPVPKEVCDAYGVQALEFGREYIIPKPLDARLITVVSDAVAKAAIESGVATLPYPKHYPLTSVDDVFKG
- a CDS encoding penicillin-binding protein 1A encodes the protein MRLLKFFWWSSVAVICALVLGVSGAFLYLSPSLPSVESLRSIQLQIPLRVYSSDGKLIAEFGEMRRSPIRFAEIPPQFIQALLSAEDDNFLNHYGVDPSSLMRAATQLVKTGHIQTGGSTITMQVAKNFFLTSERSFSRKTNEILLALQIERELTKDEILELYVNKIYLGNRAYGIDAAAQVYYGKSIRDVSLAQMAMIAGLPKAPSRFNPLANPVRAKERRDWILGRMYKLGKIDEASYQAALAEPLNASYHVPTPEVNAPYIAEMARAEMVGRYGSDAYTEGFRVTTTVPSDMQEMANKAILNGLSDYDERHGYRGPEARFPGRTQAAWLQELGKQRSLGGLEPAIVTQVEKTGLKVLTRSGQEELVAWDTMKWARPFINSNSQGRAPQSPADVAQVGDLVRLQRLEDGKFKFSQVPGAQSALVTLDPYNGAIRALVGGFSFEQSNYNRAMQAKRQPGSSFKPFIYSAALDSGYTASSLVNDAPIVFVDEYLDKVWRPKNDTNTFLGPIRMREALYKSRNLVSIRLLQAMGVDRTIDYIAKFGFNKQDLPRNLSLALGTATLTPMEIATGWSTFANGGYKITPYLIDRIESRNGETLFTANPARVPQGAEDQAGVAAPEQPISTAAMPGEAPAAFSQVAPAPQVPAVAEQIIDGRTTYILTSMLQDVIKRGTGRRALALGRTDLAGKTGTTNESKDAWFSGYNADYVTTVWVGFDQPETLGRREYGGTAALPIWMSFMGAALKDKPAHAPAEPEGILSLRVDPVSGRAASPSTPNAYFELFKAEDSPPSVDELGTGAAPGSPLPADEAAPMDLF
- a CDS encoding thermonuclease family protein is translated as MRMANPSGFALLQKKAPLVGAFFMGVIWHFPALAFCPLPGSPQQVAVRQVVDGDTLRLVDGRSVRLIGINAPEIGRNGRTSEPYAEAARQRLQALVKASDGRVGLEPGVEAKDKYGRTLAHIYGRNGDNIEAQLLSEGLGYRVAVAPNVRLSACQQLAEQAARKAGSGLWRRSPVVRAGDVRQSGFAVIAGRIEDVERNRGGVWLNLDSAVVLQVPARLQRNFPASFFDNLKGRQVEARGWVLDRSRKGGLKPGQRRWLLPLTDPSMLERISG
- the rpmE gene encoding 50S ribosomal protein L31, whose product is MKADIHPNYEVVAVTCSCGNKFETRSTLGSTLAIDVCNLCHPFYTGKQKVLDTGGRVQKFADRFGMFGTKK
- a CDS encoding PilN domain-containing protein, producing MMRLNLLPWRERQRQAALRSFRRRLVAGALLALCGVTLVDQLARQRGQQQALANIRHQAALEVLGEQLQPLADVRAQHEALLARAVALEGLRANQDVLAGVFADLERALPVGVQLLDLSLEDGSLQMTGLATSGAVVAQFMRDLSRSSALVGLELKRIRSLPGGDEFLLGARVSAFWS
- a CDS encoding pilus assembly protein PilP — its product is MLGWLAMAERSSRFRQLAPVLVALALFGLGCAIRLPAALQQQAQEEARHAELHEQHSAAALQLAELEQLHASVAIAERRLREAYWHLAAGEGMSDLLERLAASGHEHGLLIERFDVHEDEQQAGLRKVPLELQVVGRYAALRQWLGDWLGQARVLRSGDLQLAAADGKPGLLRLQLRVDAYQALAPVPEPAMLARMPARGVTAAPPVDPFAPGATRLTGSGLADVPLAQLEMVGSLSRGAVHEALLMAAGRLYRVRPGDRVGRDQGVVARVDQAQVEVRERLFMAGVWHERTAFITLAKHLGKEAPDDDENIDEMDAGSPATGSAGVGDALSG
- the pilM gene encoding type IV pilus biogenesis protein PilM, with product MLGRFGKDAGSLVGVEIAPDSVRIVQLQRRNRRCRVLASVQEPFESPVGSDWAAEPGAVAAALRRAYRRSGLRQRRVALALPGNQVICKLCHLSVEQGGAEMEAQLLADAERLFPFPLEDLALDFQVLGGSSVQPGCAEVMVAACRQSALAPLEGIVEEAGLQLEAVEVDSIALGRMLPLARHQSSALLRIEAQSTTLHGWQSGRPRQRRELNLGLSAIAGALPERLLALLAGEPLPDCLLIASRSPIEPGQLQSLGSRLNLPCRLVPDLARLEHVDGAMILACALALGGLRR